AACAGTACAATACCTGCTTATTGCATAGAACCAGAACAAAGCGCAATTAAAGGAAGCCGCTTAAACGTGTCAGATAAAGCCCCGCCGATGATACAAGAGGTCATAGAATCATCAAACCCAGAAAATCCTTCAGAAGCGTTTAACACGCAATTAAAAATCTGGTTACTGGCGAGAGGATCCAACTTTGACATATACAGTGGAGAAGTCTATTATACAGTAAGGGCAAACAACATGTATTTCTATCAATTCAAGGAAAACCTATCATTTACAAAAGCCGAGCTCATGGCAAAATTCAACCTCACCGAAGAACAGATAAATTCCATAAACATAAACAGCACAATCCTTTCACGCGGCAAAAGCTTGCTAGACGAAATCATGGAATTCCTCGGACTAAAATAAAAAAACTAGAGGGACCAAAAACATGAAAATTTATGGAATCATCCCTGTCTCACCATTCGCACATGCAAAGACAAGACTCTCACCAACGCTATCACCATCAGAAAGAAAAAACCTCCTAAAGGTCATGCTAAAAGACGTTACAAAAAGCCTGAAAGAAAATGTAGATGAAGTAATTGTCATAAGCGCCGACAAGGAAGTTCTCCACTTCGCAGATGAATTAAAAGTCCAAACACTCAAAGAAAAAGGCCAAACAGACCTCAACGGGGCCCTAGAGCAGGCAGTCGAATGGTGCGAATCTAAATGTGATAAAGTCATAATAGTACCCTCAGACGTGCCACTAATCGGTAAAGCCAACATAAAAGGCCTAATACAAGACGCGGAAAAATATGATATTATAATAGCCCCCGCCAAGGGTGGTGGGACAAACGCCCTCCTATTCCCCCCAAGGACTATAAAATTGCGCTTCGGGGACTGCAGCTTCTTCGAACATATAAAAGAGGCTAAAAGATTAAAACTCTCCATCAAAATCCATGATTCGTTCTACCTATCACTAGATGTTAACACAGCCGAAGACCTCGGCGAAATAATACTCCATGGAAAAAACACCTACACAAGATCCTATCTAGAAGATCTTAAATTAAAAGTGAAGCCATCTCGAGGCGCTGAAAGACTCCGAATAGAAAAAGAATCCAAAGGGTAATTTTAGATGATCGCATTAACAATCGCAGGATTCGACCCATCCGCCGGCGCAGGCATCCTAAACGATGTTAAAACATTCTCAGCCCTCAAAGTTTACGGGGCAGCTGCCATAACAGCCCTAACAGCCCAAAATCCAAATAGAGTTGCCAGCATATACCCTCTACCTCCAAGTTTCATAGAAGAACAAATAGACCTAATCATGGAATACTTACCCATAGAATACGCGAAAACAGGAATGCTATATTCAGAGGATATCATAAAAACAGTTGCAAAGAAGATACGAGAATACAAGCTTAAAACAGTCACAGACCCCGTGATGATAGCAGAATCAGGCTCCCCGCTAGCAATAGAAGGGATGATAAAAGCTTTTAAAAAATACCTACTCAAAGAATCCATACTAGTAACACCCAACCTACAAGAAGCAGAAGCATTATCCAACACAAGAATAAGAACAATTAAAGATGCTGAACAAGCCGCTGAAAAAATAGGCAAAAAATGCAATGTAATAATCACAGGAGGCCACCTAGAGGGTAAAAACATATTCTTCGATGGTAAAGTCAAAATATTCGAAGAGAAGTTAATCAAGAGCAAGAATACCCATGGAAGTGGGTGCTCATTTTCAGCGGCTATAGTCGCCTACCTAACAAGAGGCCATAACCTAGAAGAGAGTATAAAAATGGCTACAAGGTTTGTAAAGGAAGCCATACGCCATGGCAAGTGGGGGACACTCAACCAATTCTGGAAACTATAAAAGTTCACTCCTTAAATCAATAGTATCCTCAAGATCTGGACCGGTGGATATTATAGTTACTGGAACTCCTGTAGCATCCTCTATCTCTTCAATGAACCTTTTAGCATCGCCTGAGAGCTTGGAATATTCACGGACCCTTTCACATCTTGGATATAAACGATCGACACAAGTAACCGCTATCTGTGTTGTACCATTTATCATGCATGATTCCCTTGCCATGTCCATGTCAAAGAGGCCTATCCTCCTCCTCCTACCAGTAACGGTACCATACTCTTCTAATCCCATCTTCTCGGCTTCTTCCTGGCTTATCTCTGTGGGAAACGGCCCTTTACCCACTCTAGTGGCATATGCTTTGAATACTGTTATAACCTCGTCTATGCGTGTTGGCCCGACACCTACATCAGCTGCGGCTGTGCTTGCGGTGGTGTCCTTACTAGTGACATAGGGATAGGTTCCATAATAGAGTGAGAGGCCAAAGCCTTGTGAACCTTCAATGAAAACATCATCGCCTTCGTCAAGGGTCTTGTTTATTTCGAGGGGGACGTCGGTCAAATATTCTTCCAGTTCGGGTATTTCCTTTGCAAGTTTGGCTGTTCTCATGACTCGTTCTGCATTTGCAGGACCGCAACCTGTACCTGTACTTCCTATCTTCTTTGACAAGTAATCAGATGATCTGTCTTGGATTTTATGTTTTTCTTCGATGATGGCGCATCTATAGTCTATGAAGGTTCTTCCTCGAACGTTATATTTTTTCAGATTTTCCATTTCATAGAGGAAGACTTCAGGGTCTATTAGTACACCAGCTCCAATTAGCAGTTTAGCGTCTCTATGAACAAAACCGGATGGTGTAAGTCTTAAGGCGTACTTTTCGCCTTTGAATTCTACTGAGTGCCCTGCGTTGGGTCCTACACCAGCCCTGGCAATTATGGATGGTTTATCATGGTAACAGAGGTATGTTATACATTTTCCTTTACCTTCGTCACCCCATCCGCCACCTACTAGCACAGTACATGTCATGTTTATGATCTCCTGATTTAGTTTTATTCTGCCTCTTTTATATAAGGGGGATAATTAATAAAAATTTTTTCATCCTCTTATGAGATAGAGAAAATAATCTTTTGGTGGATTAAAACATGAAAAAAGTCTACTCAAAAAAATAAAATTTAAGAAAAATAAGAAGGCTGTTAAAGTTTTAGTGTTGTTTTGTATATGGCTGAACTTTCATCTCCACCTGAGAAGGGATCCTCGAATATCATTAGATCAACCTTTGCTGGTGTGCCTGTATCTATGTATGAGTATGTGCTGAATTTAATAGGTTGACCTGCCTTTGCATTGTTAATGTTCCATGCGAGTGGGTCTGTTTGTATGACATTGCCTTCTGCGTCGTACCATTTAAGAACGATTTCAAGATAATCGAAATCCCTTGATGGTGTTATTTTGCCTTTTATGGAATAAAAACCGTAACCTTCAGGGATTATTTCAAGACCTTCTACTTTTAGGTCGCCTCCGGATGAAGTGCCCGTGTCTGATGTGCTGGTACATCCACACACAGCCACTGTAAGCACCACTAATAATATTATGGGTACAATTGCCTTCATATCCTTCTCACCTCCTTATAATGGCTAGAATACCGCTTATACCCAAGAATATTGTCCCCGGGATCGCAACCGCTGATATGCTTATCAAGAGCCATACAGCACTCACAATCAAGAGTATACCGCCGTTTCTTGGATTTTCACGCACATAAACAGCCCCTATTATACCAAGGATAGACGCCATTATTGCGCTTATACCAAGATAGAGCGCCTCCGATCTGAACACTGAAAAAAAGATTGCAAAAAGGCCGCCAAGGAGTCCGAAGATGCTCCCAATTATCCCAAGCACCAGTTCAAGTATCCTAGAATTTTGCACTTCCTCAACCAATTTAACCACTCTCCACAATATCCATTACATTGTATACATAAAATATTGAATCATCTAATATATAAATATAACTATTATCAAGTAATAAAACCAGCAATATTAATAATAATTCAGGTAAAATAGGATATAGACACAAAGATCATGCTATACTATACAGAATAGACCTAATTATATACTCTATTGAAAAAACTGAAAAAAGATATTAAAAGTGTTATATCCCCCATACGAATATAAAAAGGAGATAATACCTAGAAGGAGATAACACAATGGATGTACTAGCTCATATATTCATACCCTTGACAATAGTGTATTTCCTAAAAAAGAAATCCAACCCATACTATATCCTCACTTTAGCCTTCTTTGGTCTACTCCCAGACCTCGACAAGGTCATGGGATTGCCAGGTGTCCTACATTCCATCATTACACTAACGATCATCATATTACCCATTTTTATAATCGAAAAAATCGCAAAAAGATCCTGGATCTATACAAGTATAATAGCCTTCTTCATATTCTCCCATCTCTTACTAGACCTCCTAGACGCTTCCCCAATATTCCCATTCTACCCATTCTCAAATATTGGCATAATAATAGAATTCCCCCTAAGAATATCCTTTAATGGCCCCAGTTTCTCATTCATAGGCTCTCTCATACAAGTAACCTACACTAGACTCGAAACAGGTTTTAACACATATAACGGGATTATATCAGGTTTTGGGATAACCTCAGCCCTCCTATTCATCACACTATTTATAATAACAAAAAAAGCGGGAAAGAACCAGTAACATGAATAGGGACCCCACACCATGGTGTGAAAATCCCCCCGAATTATATAATAATGAGTACCTTCAGATATCACTGATATGATATTCATTGTTGGTGGTGCGGGTTACATCGGATCCCATGTTAACAAATTTTTATCAAAGAAAGGATATAAGACGCTAATACTTGATAATCTGAGTAAAGGACATGAAGAATTTGTTAAATGGGGAGAATTCATAAAAGGAGACCTTAAAGATAAAAGACTCCTTGATAAGATCTTCAAGGAATATAATATAACTACAGTAATGCACTTCGCAGCCCTCACCGATGTAAGAGAATCTATCAAAGACCCAGGATCATATTACAGGAACAATGTCAAGAATACATTAAATCTCCTAGATGCCATGCAAAAGAATAATATTAACAGATTCATTTTCTCATCTACTTGTGCAGTCTATGGAGATCCCATAGAAACTCCAATAACCGAAGACCACCCGTGCAATCCCATAAGCCCCTATGGCCGCTCCAAGCTCATGATAGAAAAAATCCTAGAAGATTATAGTAACGCATATGATTTCAATTATGTCTCACTAAGATACTTTAACGCCGCTGGCGCAGACCCCCAAACCGAGATAGGGGAATGGCACGAACCAGAAACCCACCTAATACCAATAATATTAGATGTTGCAATTGGTAAAAGGGAAAATGTTCAAATCTTTGGCACAGATTACCCAACACCAAACGGCACATGTATAAGAGATTACATCCATGTAATGGACCTTGCAGATGCACATTACAAGGCCCTCAAACTCCTAGAAGAGGATAAAAGCGAAATCTTCAACCTAGGCAATGGTGATGGATTCTCAGTGAAAGAGATTATAGAAACTTGCAGAGAAGTCACAGGGGAAGAAATACCCACAATAGAATCGGATAGAAGACCAGGAGACCCACCAATACTGATCGGAAGCTCAAAAAAGGCCAAGAGGATCCTCAGATGGGAGCCAGAGTTCTCTGATATAAAAGACATAATTGAAACAGCATGGGAATGGCACCAGAAACTTAACAATGAAATTATTTAGCCTTCAATGTTAACACGAGCCCCACAACCAAAAGTAGGACAAATAATATAAATGAGACAATCATAAGAGCCCGGAAAGATCCATTATTAGCTACAGATCCCCCACCAAGATATACATTAACGAGAAGAACTATTAAACCCATGCCAATAAGTTGACCTAACACCCTAAATGTTACAAGGGTCGCTGATGCCACTCCCCAAAACTTTCTTTCCACAGAGCCCATGACAAGTTTACTATTCGAAACCGAAAAGAACCCGAAACCCACACCCATAAAAACCAAACCAATGATAATCCAACAAAGAAACCTTGAAAATGAAAAGATAAGCATAGCCAAGATTATGACAAGCAAACCCACCGCGGCAATTATCCTTGGACTCATCCTATCTGAAAATTTCCCAGCTACAGGGGACACCAATGCTATAAGAAAAGCTTGGATAGAGAGTATAACACCAGTCCTCCAAGGATCCAAACTATGAAAATATTGAAGATACAAACTCAAAAGGAAAACCACAGGATACCCTGCAAAATAGCTTATAAAAGTTGTGAAACCATTCCATGTGAAACTTCTATTTTCGAACAATTCAAAGTCAAATAATGGACTCTCACATCCACACTCATACCTATAAAGAAAATATAACAAGAAAATTCCCACAACAAAAAGTAAAAAACCATAATAGAAAATGATTGATGAAAAACCCACCAAAACAAAAATCAGAGAAAGGGCCATTAAAAACGCGCCTAGAAGATCAAATTCCTCATCTTCAGCCTCTCTCCACTCAGATACTATCCTACCAGTGGCATAGGCGCAAATAACACCCAATGGGACGTTAAAATAGAAAATACTCCTCCAACCAAAATATTGGGTTAAAAAACCTCCAAGGGTGGGGCCGAAAAATAATCCGAAATAAGTCCCAGTAGCAGCCCATCCAAGAGCATAACCCCTCTCAAATGGTGGGAAAACAGAATATATAATAGCTGAAACATTACTAAAAATCATAGCACCCCCAACACCTTGAATAACCCTAAGCAATAAAAGCATTTCTGCAGAAATAGAAAATCCAGCGAATATAGAAGAAACCGTGAAAATTATAATACCAAACTGGAATACCCTCCTCCTACCATAAATATCAGCAAGACGGCCCATGGGGATAAGTAAAACAGCCACAGCAAGTAAATAGATAGTAGGCACCCATGCAAGTATAAAAGGGTCCATACCAAGGTCAGAACCCAAACTCGGAAGGGCCACATTTATGGATGAAGCCACAAAAGGTGTTAAAAAAGATGCCAAAATCGCCATGAGAAGAGCATATGATCGCGAATCCTCCATAATCCTCATATAGATAAACTCTATAAAAGCTATTATATGAAATTTGATGAAACTCATAACATGAAAACCATAGTAACAGGGGACATCACCATAGATTGGATACAATGGCCCATAAAATCCCATGAAATAGCTGATTATAGCGAAAACTGGAAAACCCACCTAGGATTCCACAGAAAAGCCCTAGAAGGAGGGGCCCTCCTACTTGCTAAAATGTTGAAAGAACTAGTTCCAAGAGTTGAACACCCCCAAATATTGAGTAAACTTGAAAATACCAGCCCCGAAGAGTTTATACACTCATTCGCCGACCTAGAATTATACAACAGAAAATATCTTATAAAGAGTTTCTTGGGATACACAGGACCTGAAGAAGGGCTCCCAAAATTGCCATTCAAATTTAAAGACAGAAAAGCAGATATTATAGTGATAGATGATGCTGGCAACGGCTTCAGAGAACTAGAAGATAAATGGCCGTCATCAATCATCGA
The DNA window shown above is from Methanothermobacter tenebrarum and carries:
- a CDS encoding ARPP-1 family domain-containing protein produces the protein MRALILISLIIIFAGGLGFLCYLQQGGITLKEAYDKGNINITQITPAGTIPHQVLISTNSEKPVKVEKGTILTNPGSEDLVIARDEVIPPKGNSTIPAYCIEPEQSAIKGSRLNVSDKAPPMIQEVIESSNPENPSEAFNTQLKIWLLARGSNFDIYSGEVYYTVRANNMYFYQFKENLSFTKAELMAKFNLTEEQINSININSTILSRGKSLLDEIMEFLGLK
- the cofC gene encoding 2-phospho-L-lactate guanylyltransferase, whose protein sequence is MKIYGIIPVSPFAHAKTRLSPTLSPSERKNLLKVMLKDVTKSLKENVDEVIVISADKEVLHFADELKVQTLKEKGQTDLNGALEQAVEWCESKCDKVIIVPSDVPLIGKANIKGLIQDAEKYDIIIAPAKGGGTNALLFPPRTIKLRFGDCSFFEHIKEAKRLKLSIKIHDSFYLSLDVNTAEDLGEIILHGKNTYTRSYLEDLKLKVKPSRGAERLRIEKESKG
- the thiD gene encoding bifunctional hydroxymethylpyrimidine kinase/phosphomethylpyrimidine kinase, whose product is MIALTIAGFDPSAGAGILNDVKTFSALKVYGAAAITALTAQNPNRVASIYPLPPSFIEEQIDLIMEYLPIEYAKTGMLYSEDIIKTVAKKIREYKLKTVTDPVMIAESGSPLAIEGMIKAFKKYLLKESILVTPNLQEAEALSNTRIRTIKDAEQAAEKIGKKCNVIITGGHLEGKNIFFDGKVKIFEEKLIKSKNTHGSGCSFSAAIVAYLTRGHNLEESIKMATRFVKEAIRHGKWGTLNQFWKL
- a CDS encoding adenylosuccinate synthetase, coding for MTCTVLVGGGWGDEGKGKCITYLCYHDKPSIIARAGVGPNAGHSVEFKGEKYALRLTPSGFVHRDAKLLIGAGVLIDPEVFLYEMENLKKYNVRGRTFIDYRCAIIEEKHKIQDRSSDYLSKKIGSTGTGCGPANAERVMRTAKLAKEIPELEEYLTDVPLEINKTLDEGDDVFIEGSQGFGLSLYYGTYPYVTSKDTTASTAAADVGVGPTRIDEVITVFKAYATRVGKGPFPTEISQEEAEKMGLEEYGTVTGRRRRIGLFDMDMARESCMINGTTQIAVTCVDRLYPRCERVREYSKLSGDAKRFIEEIEDATGVPVTIISTGPDLEDTIDLRSELL
- a CDS encoding DUF4064 domain-containing protein — encoded protein: MVEEVQNSRILELVLGIIGSIFGLLGGLFAIFFSVFRSEALYLGISAIMASILGIIGAVYVRENPRNGGILLIVSAVWLLISISAVAIPGTIFLGISGILAIIRR
- a CDS encoding metal-dependent hydrolase, which codes for MDVLAHIFIPLTIVYFLKKKSNPYYILTLAFFGLLPDLDKVMGLPGVLHSIITLTIIILPIFIIEKIAKRSWIYTSIIAFFIFSHLLLDLLDASPIFPFYPFSNIGIIIEFPLRISFNGPSFSFIGSLIQVTYTRLETGFNTYNGIISGFGITSALLFITLFIITKKAGKNQ
- the galE gene encoding UDP-glucose 4-epimerase GalE, which translates into the protein MIFIVGGAGYIGSHVNKFLSKKGYKTLILDNLSKGHEEFVKWGEFIKGDLKDKRLLDKIFKEYNITTVMHFAALTDVRESIKDPGSYYRNNVKNTLNLLDAMQKNNINRFIFSSTCAVYGDPIETPITEDHPCNPISPYGRSKLMIEKILEDYSNAYDFNYVSLRYFNAAGADPQTEIGEWHEPETHLIPIILDVAIGKRENVQIFGTDYPTPNGTCIRDYIHVMDLADAHYKALKLLEEDKSEIFNLGNGDGFSVKEIIETCREVTGEEIPTIESDRRPGDPPILIGSSKKAKRILRWEPEFSDIKDIIETAWEWHQKLNNEII
- a CDS encoding MFS transporter, which produces MASSINVALPSLGSDLGMDPFILAWVPTIYLLAVAVLLIPMGRLADIYGRRRVFQFGIIIFTVSSIFAGFSISAEMLLLLRVIQGVGGAMIFSNVSAIIYSVFPPFERGYALGWAATGTYFGLFFGPTLGGFLTQYFGWRSIFYFNVPLGVICAYATGRIVSEWREAEDEEFDLLGAFLMALSLIFVLVGFSSIIFYYGFLLFVVGIFLLYFLYRYECGCESPLFDFELFENRSFTWNGFTTFISYFAGYPVVFLLSLYLQYFHSLDPWRTGVILSIQAFLIALVSPVAGKFSDRMSPRIIAAVGLLVIILAMLIFSFSRFLCWIIIGLVFMGVGFGFFSVSNSKLVMGSVERKFWGVASATLVTFRVLGQLIGMGLIVLLVNVYLGGGSVANNGSFRALMIVSFILFVLLLVVGLVLTLKAK